A window from Sphingobacterium hotanense encodes these proteins:
- the rnr gene encoding ribonuclease R, translating to MKSKKENPYKEVLTQLIVDVFEKSGNTALNYKQVAAKLNVKDSDAKVAIADILNDGTRAGQFEQPERGKFKLRQLNVYITGKVDMTADGSAYIVPEDELENDIYVAPRKLRQALHGDRVKVHVYERKKGRKREGEVVEILERAKTDFTGTIDMSNSYAFFLPDDRKMLHDIFIPLDNLNGAKDGEKVLVSIIEWPKNAKNPIGRVKHVLGKKGENNTEMNAILADFGFPLEFPKEVEKEANAIPEDITAEEIAKRRDFRSTTTFTIDPADAKDFDDAISYQVLENGNYEIGVHIADVSHYVIPDTALDKEAFERGTSVYLVDRVIPMLPERLSNNLCSLRPNEDKLCFSAVFELDDKANVIDQWFGRTVIHSDRRFSYEEAQEIIEGKEDTLAPAILKLNELAFILRDRKFKNGAISFESEEVKFHLDENGKPIGVYTKIRKEAHKLIEDFMLLANRKVAEFIGKQGRGKNKLPFVYRFHDVPNPETLTNFSQFASRFGHRLVIKSDKETAKSLNSLMTKIEGSKEQNLLTSLAVRSMAKAIYTTKKTSHYGLAFDYYTHFTSPIRRYPDVMVHRLLQYYLEGGNKINADHYEKMSEHSSQMEKKAAEAERASIKYKQAEFLQDQIGVEYTGIVSGVTEWGMYVEIEENKCEGMVRLRDITDDFYTLDEKNYAIIGQRKKKVYQLGDEVQIKVKKVDLEKRQIDFTLIS from the coding sequence CATACTAAACGACGGCACTCGCGCGGGTCAATTTGAGCAACCAGAAAGAGGCAAATTCAAGCTTCGCCAACTCAATGTTTACATCACGGGTAAAGTTGATATGACAGCCGACGGATCGGCTTATATTGTACCCGAAGATGAACTCGAAAACGACATCTATGTCGCTCCTCGAAAACTTCGTCAAGCCTTACATGGCGACCGTGTGAAGGTCCATGTTTACGAGCGCAAAAAAGGACGTAAGCGCGAAGGCGAAGTAGTGGAAATTTTGGAACGCGCGAAGACTGACTTCACCGGAACTATTGACATGTCTAACAGCTACGCATTCTTCTTACCGGATGACAGAAAAATGTTGCATGACATCTTCATTCCGCTCGACAATCTGAATGGAGCGAAGGACGGAGAAAAAGTTTTAGTGTCGATCATCGAATGGCCGAAGAATGCTAAGAACCCTATCGGTCGTGTAAAACACGTACTTGGTAAAAAAGGAGAAAACAACACGGAGATGAACGCGATCTTGGCAGACTTTGGATTCCCTTTGGAATTTCCGAAAGAAGTCGAAAAAGAAGCTAACGCCATCCCTGAAGATATCACTGCGGAAGAAATTGCGAAAAGAAGAGATTTCCGAAGCACCACTACCTTTACTATTGACCCTGCCGATGCAAAAGATTTTGATGATGCCATCTCCTATCAAGTATTAGAGAATGGTAATTATGAAATCGGTGTTCACATTGCTGACGTGTCGCACTACGTTATTCCTGATACGGCACTTGATAAAGAAGCGTTCGAAAGAGGAACCTCAGTTTATCTGGTAGACAGAGTTATTCCGATGCTCCCTGAGCGACTTTCGAATAATTTATGTTCACTTAGACCTAATGAAGACAAACTTTGTTTCTCGGCCGTATTTGAGCTTGACGACAAAGCCAATGTTATAGACCAATGGTTTGGAAGAACGGTCATCCATTCGGACCGCCGCTTCAGTTACGAAGAAGCACAGGAAATCATCGAGGGCAAAGAAGATACTTTGGCGCCTGCAATCTTAAAACTTAATGAGCTAGCTTTTATTCTTCGCGACCGCAAGTTCAAGAACGGGGCCATCAGTTTTGAATCGGAGGAAGTAAAGTTCCATTTAGATGAAAATGGCAAGCCAATAGGCGTGTATACGAAAATCCGTAAAGAAGCCCATAAGCTGATCGAGGATTTTATGCTCCTTGCAAACCGTAAGGTTGCCGAGTTTATCGGAAAACAAGGGCGTGGGAAAAATAAACTTCCGTTTGTTTACCGTTTCCATGATGTTCCGAACCCAGAGACTTTAACGAATTTCTCGCAATTCGCATCGCGTTTCGGCCATCGCTTGGTTATTAAGTCTGACAAAGAGACCGCAAAATCATTAAACAGCTTAATGACGAAGATAGAAGGATCAAAAGAGCAGAATTTGCTAACCTCACTTGCTGTGCGTTCTATGGCGAAAGCTATCTATACCACGAAAAAGACTTCACATTACGGTCTAGCATTTGATTACTATACGCACTTTACCTCTCCTATCCGCCGCTACCCCGATGTGATGGTGCACCGACTGTTGCAATATTATCTGGAAGGTGGCAACAAGATCAATGCGGATCACTACGAAAAGATGTCCGAGCACTCCTCACAGATGGAAAAGAAGGCAGCGGAAGCGGAAAGAGCATCTATCAAGTACAAACAGGCAGAATTCCTACAAGATCAAATTGGTGTCGAATACACAGGAATTGTTTCCGGTGTTACGGAATGGGGTATGTATGTAGAAATCGAAGAGAACAAATGCGAGGGTATGGTTCGCCTTCGCGATATCACGGATGATTTCTATACCTTGGACGAGAAGAATTATGCGATCATCGGTCAACGCAAGAAAAAAGTATATCAATTAGGCGATGAGGTTCAGATCAAAGTTAAGAAGGTGGATTTGGAGAAACGACAGATTGACTTTACGTTAATCAGCTAG
- the rpsL gene encoding 30S ribosomal protein S12, giving the protein MPTIQQLVRKGRVALVDKSKSPALDSCPQRRGVCTRVYTTTPKKPNSAMRKVARVRLTNGKEVNAYIPGEGHNLQEHSIVLIRGGRVKDLPGVRYHIIRGALDTSGVAGRNQRRSKYGTKRPKPGQAAAPTKGKK; this is encoded by the coding sequence ATGCCTACTATTCAACAATTAGTTAGAAAAGGTAGAGTAGCTCTGGTTGATAAGAGTAAGTCACCAGCGTTGGATTCATGTCCACAGCGAAGAGGTGTGTGTACACGTGTATACACTACTACCCCTAAAAAACCAAACTCAGCAATGCGTAAAGTAGCTCGTGTTCGTTTAACGAATGGAAAAGAAGTGAATGCTTACATTCCAGGAGAAGGACACAACCTACAAGAGCACTCAATCGTGTTAATCCGTGGTGGTCGTGTTAAAGATTTACCAGGAGTTCGTTACCACATCATCCGTGGTGCATTAGACACATCAGGTGTAGCAGGCCGTAACCAACGTCGTTCTAAATACGGAACAAAACGTCCAAAACCAGGTCAAGCAGCTGCTCCAACAAAAGGTAAGAAATAA
- the fusA gene encoding elongation factor G, with amino-acid sequence MAKDLKLVRNIGIAAHIDAGKTTTTERILFYSGVNHKLGETHEGSATTDWMAQEQERGITITSAAVTVFWNYRNKKYQVNVIDTPGHVDFTVEVNRSLRVLDGLVFLFSAVDGVEPQSETNWRLADGYKVPRIGFVNKMDRSGADFLKVVKQVKEMLGSEAVALQLPIGAEDDFKGVVDLINNRGIVWNEADKGMTFTEVPIPDDMLDEVAEYREKLLEAVAGYDESLMEKFFEDPDSLTEREILDALRKAVLDNAIVPMVCGSSFKNKGVQTMLDFVMELLPSPLDQEAVKGTDPRNGEEIVRKPSETEPFAALGFKIATDPFVGRLCFVRAYSGVLEAGSYVLNTRSGNKERISRIFQMHANKQNPIERIGAGDIGAVVGFKDIKTGDTLCDEKNPIILESMTFPEPVIGLAIEPKTQADVDKLGIALGKLAEEDPTFVVKSDQETGQTVISGMGELHLDILIDRLRREFKVEVNQGAPQVAYKESINGTSEHREVYKKQSGGRGKFADIKVVISPADEDWDVVKSPLQFVNEIVGGAIPKEYIPSVQKGFESSMNNGVLAGYPLSGMKVRLIDGSFHAVDSDSLSFELAGKMAYRQALPKCSPVLMEPIMKVEVLTPEENMGDVMGDLNRRRGQMQGLDSRNGAQVIKALVPLSEMFGYVTQLRTITSGRATSTMEFDHYAEAPRNVAEEVIAKSKGKVKGLED; translated from the coding sequence ATGGCAAAAGACTTAAAATTAGTTAGAAATATTGGTATCGCTGCCCACATCGATGCTGGTAAAACTACGACTACAGAGCGTATCTTATTCTACTCTGGAGTTAACCACAAATTAGGAGAAACTCACGAAGGTTCTGCTACTACAGACTGGATGGCGCAAGAGCAAGAGCGTGGTATCACGATCACATCTGCTGCTGTTACTGTATTCTGGAACTACCGTAATAAAAAATACCAAGTAAACGTAATTGATACTCCTGGACACGTTGACTTTACTGTAGAGGTAAACCGTTCATTACGTGTATTAGACGGGTTAGTATTCTTATTCTCAGCTGTTGATGGTGTTGAGCCTCAATCTGAGACTAACTGGCGTTTAGCTGATGGTTACAAAGTTCCTCGTATTGGTTTCGTTAATAAAATGGACCGTTCAGGAGCTGACTTCTTGAAAGTTGTAAAACAAGTGAAAGAGATGTTAGGTTCTGAGGCTGTAGCGCTTCAATTACCTATCGGTGCTGAGGACGACTTCAAAGGTGTAGTTGACTTAATCAACAACCGTGGTATCGTTTGGAACGAAGCTGATAAAGGTATGACTTTTACAGAAGTTCCAATTCCTGACGATATGTTGGATGAGGTTGCTGAATACCGTGAGAAATTATTAGAAGCTGTTGCTGGATATGATGAGTCTTTGATGGAGAAATTCTTCGAAGATCCAGATTCATTAACAGAGCGTGAGATCTTAGACGCTTTACGTAAAGCTGTTTTAGATAACGCTATCGTTCCTATGGTTTGTGGATCATCATTCAAAAACAAAGGTGTACAAACAATGCTTGACTTCGTTATGGAGTTATTGCCTTCACCTCTTGACCAAGAGGCTGTTAAAGGTACTGACCCACGTAACGGTGAAGAGATCGTTCGTAAGCCATCTGAAACTGAGCCTTTCGCGGCATTAGGATTCAAGATTGCTACTGACCCATTCGTAGGTCGTCTATGTTTCGTACGTGCATACTCAGGAGTATTAGAGGCTGGTTCTTATGTATTGAACACTCGTTCAGGAAACAAAGAGCGTATCTCTCGTATCTTCCAAATGCACGCTAACAAGCAAAACCCAATCGAAAGAATCGGTGCTGGTGATATCGGTGCGGTTGTAGGTTTCAAAGACATCAAAACTGGTGATACACTTTGTGACGAGAAAAACCCTATCATCCTTGAGTCTATGACTTTCCCTGAGCCAGTAATCGGTTTAGCGATCGAGCCTAAAACTCAGGCTGACGTAGATAAATTAGGTATCGCTTTAGGTAAATTAGCTGAGGAAGACCCTACATTCGTAGTAAAATCTGATCAAGAGACTGGTCAAACAGTTATCTCAGGTATGGGTGAGCTTCACTTAGATATCTTGATCGACCGTTTGAGACGTGAGTTCAAAGTAGAAGTTAACCAAGGTGCTCCACAAGTAGCTTATAAAGAGTCTATCAACGGAACATCTGAGCACCGTGAAGTTTACAAAAAACAATCAGGTGGTCGTGGTAAATTCGCGGATATCAAAGTTGTTATCTCTCCTGCAGACGAAGATTGGGATGTTGTTAAATCACCTCTTCAATTCGTTAATGAGATCGTTGGTGGTGCTATTCCAAAAGAATACATTCCTTCGGTTCAAAAAGGATTTGAATCATCGATGAACAATGGTGTATTAGCTGGTTACCCACTATCAGGAATGAAAGTGCGTTTGATCGATGGATCTTTCCACGCAGTCGATTCAGATTCATTATCTTTCGAATTAGCTGGTAAAATGGCTTACCGTCAAGCATTACCTAAATGTTCTCCAGTATTAATGGAGCCTATCATGAAAGTTGAAGTATTGACTCCAGAGGAAAACATGGGTGATGTAATGGGTGACTTAAACCGTCGTCGTGGTCAGATGCAAGGTCTAGACTCACGTAACGGAGCTCAAGTTATCAAGGCTTTAGTACCACTTTCGGAGATGTTCGGATATGTTACTCAATTACGTACTATCACTTCAGGTCGTGCAACTTCAACAATGGAGTTTGACCACTATGCTGAAGCACCTCGTAACGTAGCTGAAGAAGTTATCGCGAAATCAAAAGGTAAAGTAAAAGGTCTAGAAGACTAA
- the rpsG gene encoding 30S ribosomal protein S7, whose amino-acid sequence MRKAKPKKRIILPDPKFNDVQVTRFVNNMMFDGKKSIAYSIFYDAVELVESKTQENGLETWKKALNNVMPAVEVKSRRVGGANFQVPMEVRPERKIALGMKWLISYARKRGEKTMFEKLAGEIISASKGEGAAVKKKEDTHKMAEANKAFSHFRF is encoded by the coding sequence ATGAGAAAAGCAAAACCAAAAAAGAGAATCATTTTACCTGATCCAAAGTTTAATGACGTTCAGGTAACACGTTTCGTAAATAACATGATGTTCGACGGTAAGAAATCTATCGCGTACTCAATTTTTTACGATGCTGTAGAATTAGTAGAATCAAAAACGCAAGAGAACGGTTTAGAGACTTGGAAAAAAGCTTTAAACAACGTTATGCCAGCAGTAGAGGTTAAATCTCGTCGTGTTGGTGGTGCTAACTTCCAAGTTCCTATGGAAGTTCGTCCAGAGCGTAAGATCGCTTTAGGAATGAAATGGTTAATCTCTTATGCTCGCAAACGTGGTGAAAAAACTATGTTCGAGAAATTAGCAGGAGAAATTATTTCAGCTTCTAAAGGTGAAGGTGCTGCTGTAAAGAAGAAAGAAGATACGCACAAGATGGCGGAAGCTAACAAAGCGTTCTCACACTTCAGATTCTAA